AAGTTATGTTCTCAGTCTTCGGCTCCTACAATCACAACAGCAAATACCACCCCACAAACTACGCCATCTGCTTCCACCTCAACTTATACAGATTCGAATAATGGATAAACTAAGATCTCGAATACAATCAAAGCTTTAGATATTAAACAGCAAGCAAATCATATGGTAGTCAAAGGGTAAATTCATGCCATGTGTAAAACCACCAGCAAAACCAATATGCAAAGACTTTTACTCATCGCAACCGGAGATCTAAGAGTTCACCGCACTAGCTCATGCAAGATCACCGCAACATTGTCAGATCATTAGCAAGAAGTGTAAGAGCAGATATATCACTAACTCTCAAAGCGCAATGTGTGGATACCTATCCACATAGTAACAAGAATTGAGGAGAGACTATGCCTAATAGGGATACCATATTTTCGCAATCCTGGATGAGGGAAATAGCAAATAAGATTAAATCAATGCCTAGGGGATTTAATTTTGATCTCAGTCTTATAATCGTGGTGAGGATGATACCCTTTAAAGCTCCAATCCACTGAGATGCAGATTCCTAATACCGAGAGTGATGAGAGAATGAAAGGAGAGTGCATCGCCGTGATGGGCCCTAAAGGTGCAGCTGTAATCACGCCTTACCACAAAGAATCAATCCAAGTGCTTTGGAGATGCCACCTCAGCTGTTTACGGCAATATGGAGATTGGAGGTTGCGGCATGTGATGGTGGCTGATGGCCATCCACGTGAAGAAGTTGATGGGTGGGATGTTGATCACATCATCCTCCCCATATCGCACGGAGATAATGGCAACACTCCGCGATGCGTTGGAGCAATTTCCGCTATTAATCAGGGCTATTGGCCAATCCTCCTCCTAGATGCTGATAACTGGTTTCAGCCTTGGCACATCAACACGATAGAAAAACTCAGACAGCAGCACCCCAGTGCAGATGTTTTAGCAATGGGTCGGGTGTGTGCACTACCCGATGGCACACAGATTCCGGGCGTGTCCGAAGAAGATCTAGAACATCGCCATGTAGATACATCCTGTTATGTGTTTTACCCATCGTCGTTTCGTGTATTACCGATCTGGGGAATGATGCCACCATATCTGGGTCCAATTTGTGATCGGTTTATTCGGAAGTCGATCATAGAATTTGGCCTTGTTTTAGCAGGTACACATCACCCCAGCGTTGTCTTTACTGCTCACTACAGCTGGGCATATGAAGCGCTAAGTCGGCAAGCCCCAAATGATGTTCACGACATCGACTGGAAACAACTTCAAAGTGCATATAACGCCGATGAAGTTTATCAGCGCACGGGCTTGCACTAATCACTCACTCATGACTGACTCAAAATCCCTTAGAAGGCCAATCGCTTCGGGCATTAAACAAAGCGGGCGTATTTTGAAGTTATATGAATAGCCAAAAAGCCTCCGACATTGCATGGGTCTCATTTCATTAATCTCACCAATCAGTCAACACTTAAGTCAGGCTGAATCAACTCCATAAGCGCAAACTGCGAACGCTTGATCTTACTGAGGAGAAGCCTGAGGAGAAGCATTGGAGGTGATCACGCCACCTGGCCCGCCGCCGCCGCCGCCAAGGCTTTGCAACAACACCCCATACGAACTAATCCCACCGTTCGAAAAGCTCGAAACGGCATAGCTTTAATTAGGATGATGTTAGATTCCCTCCAGCAGCTGCATTGTTTACGCTCCCGCCTGGCCCGCCGCCGCCGCCAATGCTTTGCAAAAACACAGCCCAAGCGTTATCGGGATCGTCAACGGGACCGTCATGAACTCGTACATCCCTATTGCTTGGTGTTGATGTTAGGGCATTGATTACGGTGTGTCGATGAACATCTTTGCGCTTCACTGTTGTAGATGCACCACCAAAGCGAACCTTAAGATCTGCTGAAACTCTTGTATCAAATGCCTCGTCATAGGAGATATTCACTCCTGCCGTTAAGCCATTACTGATCTCATAAGCCAAGCGACCAAGAACGCCAGCACCATCAACCTCGCCCATATCTCCATTTTGGTAGTAGTAACCAACAGAAGCATTAACGGCTGGAGTGATGAAATAACCAACATCAAGGCCATAGGTATCCAGTGCACCACCTTGATAGAACCAGTTCAGTTTCTGCTCAGTATCACCAACAGTAATCAAGGCATAGGCATTAAAGTTCCAGTCATTAGAAACAGCTTCTGCATTAACAGCCACCTGCTGGAAGAAAGCACTCGTCTCAGCACCGCTGACATTGACGCCTGTATCGGTTCCACCTGTATTCATCGGACGGCTGTCATAGCCACCGTTAATACCAAACATCCAGCTGCGATCACCATTCAGCCAGCGATAACCAAGCCTTGAGGAGGTGCTGATCGTGGTGCCAGCAACATCGGTGTTGATGATGCTGCTCTCACCCTCACGATCAGCGAAGTTGATGTTGGCAAGGGCATCAAGAAACCAGACGCTGTTGTCACCAACAGAAAGCGGCCAAAACCCACCAATACCTGCTTGGTTTGGTGTTCCTGCTCCTTGCAATGCCCCTTGAATCCCAATGGTGGGCTTGACCACATCCTCAAGGCTGATGCTCATCACACCAAGGTCTTCTGCACCACTTGCTTCCTGGGCCGCTGCAGGCAGCAGTCCGCCATTGGAGAGTAACAATGCAGCAACACCACTCAGCGATAACGACAAGTGCAATGAACGCTGCATTGAAAAAGGTTGTTTAATTGCAGAATACCTGGCCTTGATGGCAGATGAGAGCTGAAATAGACGGTGTCAGCTTTGCCCTCACAAACGGACTAAAGGCTCACACCCAGCCGCGGCCATCAGCGTCTGAATTATACAGCTGGACGATCAGTTCGCGGTGGGCGATCAACACGATCCCCGCGAACAACGGCAATGCGTCGGGGTAGCTCCTGTGAATGGTAGAAAGCACTATTGAAACTTGCAGGAGCCGAGAATAAATCATTCATCTAGCAGCAACTTTCTATCCACTAAAACTACAGAGCAATCAGATACTACTGGCAAAATATAGAAGCGAGGAACGCCCTAGCATTCAATGAACAAGGGGCGCTGGCTTCCAAGGCCGCCCCCTTTTTTTAATGCTCGATTGTTACCGCGAGCGACCGCCCGGCGCCGTCAAAAATCAACTAAAGGCAACCAACAACAGCTGTTGATATAATTAGGGTTTTGATTGTTGCGAGAATCAAGCCCGGGCCTGGCGGAATTCCACCCACGCCTCACGATGAATTGCACAGCACTGCATACACATGCAGACGTAATTGGCATCAATGCCGATAAAGCCACCACCTCTCCAGTGGGTGTGCAGGGTGGTGCCCGGGAAAAGCCGAGCCAACTCGTCGTTAGAACGGCCCATCAACCCAGCCGGAGAGATGAACTCTCGCCAGGCTCAGCAAGAACGTAATTAGACGTGGTTCCCGTTGAGCTGTGGCCGAGCGTCGCCGAGAGCGTGAAAACGTCCACCCCCCGCCGAATTGCATGAGTGGCATGGGTGTGACGGCAACGGTGCGGGTACAGGTGCACGTCGGCAGCCTTTCCCCATCTGGCCATGCGAGCGGCCACCCCCTGCCGGGTCAATCGCCCATTCCTTTTATTACTTGGAAAGAGCCAGTCCTCGGGAGCGCCGCGGCCCAGCGACTCGAACAGCTCCAGCGTGGGGGTGCTGATGCGAACGGTGCGGGGCTTGCTGCCCTTGCCGAGGAGGTGAACCTGGCCAGCGCCATCCAGCGGCTCGATGTCCTTCCACTGCAAGCGGCACAGCTCGGACACCCGGCAGCCCAGGAGATAACTGCCCTTCACCATCACGAAGTCACGGCGGGCGGTGGTGCTGGTGGCGGCAGCTCTGGCGATGGTGGCCAGCACCATGCCGAGATCGTCCTCTGACATTGGCTTGGCCAGCTTCGGGACCATGTAGGTGGCGCGGCGCGGCATCGGATTCCGGGGGATGCCGGTCACGGCTGACCGCGTGGGCTCCGAGGCCCAGCGGTAGAGCGAGCTGATGGCAGCGATCCGGCGGTTGTAGGTCCGCGGCTTCATCAGGCCAGCGGCAACTTGTTCCCGCAGGGAGGACACCCAGTCATCCACCAGGGCCGGGTCCAACTCCCGCAGGTGCAGGTGGGGGTGCAGCTCATCTCGCCAGCGAACGAAATGGCGCAGCTCTCGGGCGTAGCCGTTGATGGTCTCCTGGCTCCCGGTGCGGCTGCACTGTTCGAGAAAACGCTTCAAGAGAAGGTCGTCTCCCCAGAGCACGGCCCCGGCCATGGCGGCGTCAAACAGACGCGAGACGTAGGCCAAAGCCTCCGCTTTATCCATGCCGCTGAAGACCGGCGGGATCTTGTCTAGATTTTTGTCTGGAAGCGAATTTGGAGGATCTGGCGTAATACCAAGATCCCCTGCACTGGAATGATTTGAAGGGGCCTCCCAGCCCCCATGGATCATTTGGTTGATAAGGCTGATCTGACCCCATCTCCCTTAATTAGGGTCAGGCAGCCACAGGGGCGGTCTGACGGGAGAAACGAACGATGTTGTTCGCTGTTACGGGTTCGCTCTAACCGAGCAGGCTTCAGTCACCCTCCTCATGCCCCGTCGAAACCATTGCAGCCCCTTGGAGTGGAGCTGAGCGGAATCGAACCGCTGTCCGAAACACTGGTGTGAGCCACCTAGTCCGGTCAAGACCGGACCCCCTCATTCTGCAGGGTGAACGCACAATGAGAGAGACCGCCCGATGGACGGGTGACCGACCGCCTTCATCGATGACATGACAGAGGCCTGGCGCCAGCAGTCCCATCGCCGCAGCGGCCTCATCCAAGGGATTGCGGTGCTCCCCCAGGGCCTCGAGGAGATTGGCGCTGAGGAGCTCATCAAGCTGGGGGCCAAGCAGGTGGAACCCCTGCGGCGTGCCGCGGCCTTCGAAGCGGACATGGCTTGCCTCTATCGGCTGCATCTGCAATGCCGTTACCCCTTCCGCTTCCTCCGGGAAATGGCGCGGTTCCCCTGCCATGACCGCGAGTCGCTCTACTTCGGCATCCAGAACGCCCTCGACTGGGAGCGCTGGCTGCACCCCTCCATGAGCTTCCGCGTCGATGTCAGCGGCAGCAATCCAGGGCTCAGCCATAGCCACTACACGGCCCTGCAGGTCAAAAACGCTGTTGTCGATCTGCAGCGGAACCTCTGGGGTGAGCGCTCCTCCATCGATCTTGAGGAGCCGGACCTCTCCCTCCATGTCCACCTCAACCGCCAGGAAGCCCGGCTCAGCCTGGATGGCTCCGTCGGCAGCCTGCATCGCCGGGGCTACCGCAGCGCCATGGGCCTCGCCCCCCTCAAAGAAAACCTGGCCGCCGGCTTGGTTCGCCTCACTGGCTGGGATGGAACGACTCCCCTGGTGGACCCCCTCTGCGGCTCGGGCACCCTCTTGATCGAAGCCGCCAGCTGGGCCCTCTCCCAAGCCCCCGGCCTGCATCGCCCCTTTGCCCTCGAGGGCTGGGCCGACTTCAACGCCGAGCTCTGGGAGGAGGAACAACGGCGCGCCCAGGCCCGGGAGCAACCCCTCAGCACCCTGCCCGTGCTGCTGGGCTGCGAGCAGAACGCGAGCGTCGCCGATCAGGCCCGCCACAACGCCCAGGCCGCCGGCCTGGACGAGGCGATCACGATCCAAACCGGCGACTTCCGGACGCTGGAGCCCCCCAGCGGCCCCGGGGTCCTGGTCTGCAACCCGCCCTATGGCGAGCGGATCGGCGAACGGGAGGAACTCGAGCAGCTCTACGCCGATCTGGGGGCCATGGTGAAAGAACGCTGCAGCGGCTGGAGCCTCTGGCTGCTGAGCGGCAACCCGGAGCTCACCGGAGCGCTGCGGATGAAAGCCAGCCGGCGCATTCCCGTGAGCAATGGCGGCATCGATTGCCGCTGGCTCCACTACGAGATCCGTTAACACCATGGGGCATGTGCTGGCGAGTACCCAGGGGCTCATGAGCGTCCCGCTTGAGATTCAACTGCTGTTTATCGGCGCGGTGTATCTCGGCACATTGATCATCAGTCGCTTCTCGATTCGGATTGGCCTTCCCGCCGTCCTTGGCGTCCTGCTCTTAGGGCTCCTGATCAATCTCCAGATCCTGGATGTTCATCCCTCGGAGGTGGAGCGTCTCCAGACCTTCTCCCTGGCCCTGCTGCTCTTTTATGCCGGCCTGAAAACAGACATCCAAGCCATCCGGGGCTTCCTGAAGTACGGACTCGTCCTCGCCATTGCCGGGGTCGCCATCTCGACCCTGGTGCTGGGGGCCGCCATCGTCTGGCTGACCTCCCAAAGCGGCAGCGCGATCACCCCGGGACTCGGCAACGCCATCCCCCTGGGGGCCGCACTTCTAGTGGCCGCCTGCCTGGGGTCAACGGATGCCGGCGCGACCCTCGGGGTCCTGCGCCAAGTCCAACGCCATGTCCCTCAAAAGGTGCAGGACCTGATGGAATTCGAGTCCTCGGTGAATGACCCTTCGGCGCTGATTTTGTTCAGCGTTGCCGCCAGTCTCTTCACCGTTGGCGTGCAAGGCCAAGCCTTGCCAGAGGTGATCATCAGCGCCTTCTCCAGCTTGCTGCAAAAGACCGGCTCTGGCGTCTTAGTGGGCCTGGGCTTCGGCTACATCGCCCGCTTGATGATTAACCGCTTAGTGGTCGATCGCGAGCAACTGCTGATCGTGGCGATCTCCATCGCCTTTATGGATTACGGCTGCACCCAGATTCTCGGTGGATCTGGATTTGTCGCGGTCTATATCACCGGTCTCCTAATGACCAACGAGCACTACAACCAACCGGAGATCAATCACCAAAGCATCCAAGACGTATTGCTGCCGTTCAACACGATGACGGAGATCAGCATCTTCTTCATTTTCGGCTTGCTGGTGAATCCGAATCAGCTGCTGCCGGCCCTTCCCGCCGGCCTAGCCACCGCCGCGGTCCTCATGCTCGTCGCCCGCCCCTTGAGCGTCCTGGTCTTCCAACAAATGTCGCCCTTCAGTTTTAAGGAGTCGCTATTGGTGGCCTGGTGCGGCCTGCGCGGTGCGGTGCCCCTGGCGCTCTCCTTCAACGTCATGACGGCCATCCCGATGCTGCGGGGCGTGCCCAGCGACACCAGCGCCGTCCTGCTGGCCCAGAACTGCCAGGCCATCATCTTCATCACGGTGATGCTGAACCTCAGCCTGCAGGGACTGTCCCTACCGAGCCTCTGCCGTTGGCTCAGCGACCGACCAACGCCCGCGTCGTCTTCGTAAGCCCCGCCAGCGTTTCAGGCAGGTAGGGGCCCTTCGTCATCAGGCCGCCGATCCGCAAGAAGAGTCCGCTCAAGAGCAGGTTCATGCCCATCACCCCGAGGGCGGCATGGATCCAGCTCCAAGCCCAGCTCTGATGCAACCAAACCAGGAGCGCCACATCGGCCGCTAACCAGGCCATCAGCAGCGCCGAGAACCCGGCCATCAGCAGGACCACACCGCCGATCAGGCGGCGCTTCTCCCGATCGGCCTCCTTCAGGGCGATGCGGACATGCAGGTCCATCACCGAGGCCACCAGACCGGTGATCCGAGACGCCGCCTTCAGGGGCACCCCACGCCGCGGCGCATCTTGCGGGGAAGAAGAGTCGGAGCTGGTCATGACGAACGGCGGCCGGAGAGCATCAGACCCAACAACAAACCCACTCCAGCAGCCAAACCCAAGGCCATCAAGGGGCGCTCCCGCACGGGTTTCTCGATGCGCGGCCGCAGATTCGTATTGAGGTCGTCGAGTAACTGCTCCAGCTGCTCCTCCAGGGGCCGCAGGGAATCCGCCCATTGCTGGGCCTGGTCCTCGCCGAGGGTCAGCAGATCCAAGAGCTGATCCTTCACACCGTCACTGGTGCGTCCGGTCTGGCGAGCGATCACCTCGACCACGGTGTCCAAGCTGCCGCGGGTGGCCTCCAGGGTGTGACGAGCCACCTCGGGCCACTCCCGCTGAATCGTCGGCAGGAACTGCTCAAACTGCTCGCGGAACAGGGTCGCGACCGGGGAAACGGGCTCGCTCTCAGGCTGCCCGGTTTCAGGCGGCTCGTCTGGTTCCGGCTCGATCTTGGCCCGCCAGGGCTGCTCCGGCATCGGCTCGTGGGGGACACCGTTGCTGGTCGTGCCTGAGTCCATGGGGCCTTGGGACAGCCACCACACCGTAATGACCATGCCTTGAAATCGACAGCGGGTCGGCTACTTTTCTGGTGCTCGACGCTCGGGCCTGTTGGTTCACATCAATCAGGTAGAGCTGACCCACTTCAAGTCCTTTGGCGGATCGATGTCGATCCCACTGGACGAAGGGTTTACGGTGGTCACCGGCCCTAATGGTTCGGGCAAAAGCAACATCCTCGACGGCGTCCTCTTCTGCCTGGGCCTCGCCAGCAGCCGCGGGATGCGGGCTGAGCGACTCCCTGACCTCGTCAACAGCTCCAAGCTGAAGCAGGGCAAGGCCGCCGAAACGGTGGTCTCGGTTCGCTTTGACCTCAGCGACTGGCAGCCCGATGAGGCCGAACAGGGCCTTGAGGCGCCCCAAGAGGGTCCCTGGATCAAACCCGGGCAAACCGAGTGGACGGTGACCCGCCGGCTGCGCATCGCCCCAGGCGGCACCTACGCCAGCACCTACAGCGCCGACGGCGTCCCCTGCAATCTCCAGCAGCTCCAAACCCAACTCCGGCGCCTGCGGGTGGACCCCGAGGGCAGCAACGTCGTCATGCAGGGCGACGTGACCCGCATCGTCTCGATGAGTTCCCGGGACCGCCGCGGAATCATCGATGAGCTGGCCGGGGTGGCCCTCTTTGACTCCCGCATCGAGCAGACTCGCTCCAAGCTCTCCGACGTCCAAGACCGGGAAGAGCGCTGCGCCATCGTCCAGCAGGAACTGCTGGTCTCCCGCCAGAAGCTCGAGCGGGACTGCGCCAAGGCCCGCACCTATCAAGAGCTGCGGGACCGCTTCCAGCGGGGCCGGCTCCAAGAGCAAGTGCTGGGCTTTGAGCAGGCCGAGAGCCAGTTCAAGCAACTGCAAAGCCGCCAGGAGGCGCTGAAACGCCAGCAAAAGAGCGAGCGCCAAAGCGTCAGTGAAGGCCGCACCGCCCTCGAAAGCTCAGCCAAGGCCCTCGAGGCGCTGCAAGCCGAGGTCAAGGCCCTCGGCGAAGACCAGCTGCTGGCGGTGCAATCGGAGCTGGCGGGTCTGGAGGCCAGCGCCCGGGAGCTCAGCCGCCAAGCCGAGAAGCACCAGCAGGGCGCCGAAGAGCTGCAGCGCCAACGGATGGAGCTGGGCCGCCAGCAGGCCGACCTCAAGCAACAGCAGAGCCAGCTGAACAGCGCCGACGACCAAGCCAGCCTCGAGCAGGCCGAAGCCAACTGCCGCAGCGCCGAAGCCGCCGTCGAACTCTCCCGCCGGCGCCTCGGGGAAGTGGCCGGCCGTAGCGGCAGCTGGCTAGAAGAACAGAAACAGCGCAGCCGCCAGCGCCAGGACCTCCAGGCCAAGATCTCCCCGCTCCAGGCCGAGCAACAGCAACTCGTCGAGCGCCTGCGTCAGGAGCAGGAGCGCCTGGGCGAACTCCAGGAGCAACTCCAACAGGACGCCGCCAGCAGCGATGGGGTCTCCAGCTCCCTGACCGCACTCGAGCAGGAGTGGCAACAGCTCCTCGACGACCTCAAGACCCAGCAGACCCGCGCCCAGGAGCTCGCCGAAGCCCTCGCCCTCCAGCAACGCACCCGCCAGCGG
This DNA window, taken from Synechococcus sp. LTW-R, encodes the following:
- a CDS encoding carbamoyl-phosphate synthase — encoded protein: MQRSLHLSLSLSGVAALLLSNGGLLPAAAQEASGAEDLGVMSISLEDVVKPTIGIQGALQGAGTPNQAGIGGFWPLSVGDNSVWFLDALANINFADREGESSIINTDVAGTTISTSSRLGYRWLNGDRSWMFGINGGYDSRPMNTGGTDTGVNVSGAETSAFFQQVAVNAEAVSNDWNFNAYALITVGDTEQKLNWFYQGGALDTYGLDVGYFITPAVNASVGYYYQNGDMGEVDGAGVLGRLAYEISNGLTAGVNISYDEAFDTRVSADLKVRFGGASTTVKRKDVHRHTVINALTSTPSNRDVRVHDGPVDDPDNAWAVFLQSIGGGGGPGGSVNNAAAGGNLTSS
- a CDS encoding class I SAM-dependent RNA methyltransferase, translated to MTEAWRQQSHRRSGLIQGIAVLPQGLEEIGAEELIKLGAKQVEPLRRAAAFEADMACLYRLHLQCRYPFRFLREMARFPCHDRESLYFGIQNALDWERWLHPSMSFRVDVSGSNPGLSHSHYTALQVKNAVVDLQRNLWGERSSIDLEEPDLSLHVHLNRQEARLSLDGSVGSLHRRGYRSAMGLAPLKENLAAGLVRLTGWDGTTPLVDPLCGSGTLLIEAASWALSQAPGLHRPFALEGWADFNAELWEEEQRRAQAREQPLSTLPVLLGCEQNASVADQARHNAQAAGLDEAITIQTGDFRTLEPPSGPGVLVCNPPYGERIGEREELEQLYADLGAMVKERCSGWSLWLLSGNPELTGALRMKASRRIPVSNGGIDCRWLHYEIR
- a CDS encoding cation:proton antiporter, producing MSVPLEIQLLFIGAVYLGTLIISRFSIRIGLPAVLGVLLLGLLINLQILDVHPSEVERLQTFSLALLLFYAGLKTDIQAIRGFLKYGLVLAIAGVAISTLVLGAAIVWLTSQSGSAITPGLGNAIPLGAALLVAACLGSTDAGATLGVLRQVQRHVPQKVQDLMEFESSVNDPSALILFSVAASLFTVGVQGQALPEVIISAFSSLLQKTGSGVLVGLGFGYIARLMINRLVVDREQLLIVAISIAFMDYGCTQILGGSGFVAVYITGLLMTNEHYNQPEINHQSIQDVLLPFNTMTEISIFFIFGLLVNPNQLLPALPAGLATAAVLMLVARPLSVLVFQQMSPFSFKESLLVAWCGLRGAVPLALSFNVMTAIPMLRGVPSDTSAVLLAQNCQAIIFITVMLNLSLQGLSLPSLCRWLSDRPTPASSS
- a CDS encoding tyrosine-type recombinase/integrase encodes the protein MDKAEALAYVSRLFDAAMAGAVLWGDDLLLKRFLEQCSRTGSQETINGYARELRHFVRWRDELHPHLHLRELDPALVDDWVSSLREQVAAGLMKPRTYNRRIAAISSLYRWASEPTRSAVTGIPRNPMPRRATYMVPKLAKPMSEDDLGMVLATIARAAATSTTARRDFVMVKGSYLLGCRVSELCRLQWKDIEPLDGAGQVHLLGKGSKPRTVRISTPTLELFESLGRGAPEDWLFPSNKRNGRLTRQGVAARMARWGKAADVHLYPHRCRHTHATHAIRRGVDVFTLSATLGHSSTGTTSNYVLAEPGESSSLRLG
- a CDS encoding phage holin family protein — translated: MTSSDSSSPQDAPRRGVPLKAASRITGLVASVMDLHVRIALKEADREKRRLIGGVVLLMAGFSALLMAWLAADVALLVWLHQSWAWSWIHAALGVMGMNLLLSGLFLRIGGLMTKGPYLPETLAGLTKTTRALVGR
- a CDS encoding glycosyltransferase family 2 protein, with product MQIPNTESDERMKGECIAVMGPKGAAVITPYHKESIQVLWRCHLSCLRQYGDWRLRHVMVADGHPREEVDGWDVDHIILPISHGDNGNTPRCVGAISAINQGYWPILLLDADNWFQPWHINTIEKLRQQHPSADVLAMGRVCALPDGTQIPGVSEEDLEHRHVDTSCYVFYPSSFRVLPIWGMMPPYLGPICDRFIRKSIIEFGLVLAGTHHPSVVFTAHYSWAYEALSRQAPNDVHDIDWKQLQSAYNADEVYQRTGLH